One region of Bacillus zhangzhouensis genomic DNA includes:
- a CDS encoding MFS transporter has protein sequence MNKWKDNRKVFLTSIAFGTMLNPLNSSMISLALHQIQHEFGLSFTTVSWLISSFYLASAVTQPVSGRIGDHVMSRRTLFLFGLVLVAVSAICAPFAPTFALLIVIRLLQAIGSSAIYPSGVGLIRDHIQERQASALAVLSIFASAMTALGPTLGGFLMIIGGWPAIFLVNLPFILISFFLGLFLFPKEQKKRKLRIGETVRKLDLTGMLLFTVCIVLLLSFLLSLSDSIQYVQGILCLLSAGTFIWWEHQVDEPFIQIRMFREEQRLSLVYVQFIILNIFFYCLFFGLPSYFQDELGWRVEMTGLFMLCMSGVSMIVSPLTGKWVDCGDEHHPVLASAVLMLAGASAMTFFFIPAPLWGKGLVLALLGLSYGIGNVALQAAMLKASPQQMIGTSSGLFQTCRYLGSILSSAVLGMLFGDEIAGSHFVQLGWTLIIISLIGIGVSLYFSSMVRGRQTIKKAAG, from the coding sequence ATGAACAAATGGAAAGACAATCGAAAAGTTTTTTTAACCTCTATTGCCTTTGGAACGATGTTGAATCCGCTGAATTCATCAATGATTTCTTTGGCCTTGCATCAAATTCAGCATGAATTCGGTTTGTCGTTTACGACCGTATCTTGGCTTATTTCTTCTTTTTATTTAGCCAGTGCAGTGACGCAGCCGGTGAGCGGCCGGATTGGGGATCATGTGATGAGCCGGAGAACCTTATTTTTATTCGGTCTGGTTCTTGTCGCAGTCTCAGCCATCTGCGCGCCGTTTGCCCCAACGTTTGCGTTGCTGATTGTGATCCGTCTGTTACAGGCGATTGGAAGCAGTGCCATTTATCCTTCTGGTGTCGGACTCATTCGGGATCATATTCAAGAAAGACAGGCTTCTGCGTTAGCGGTATTATCCATTTTTGCTTCAGCGATGACGGCCCTTGGACCGACGCTTGGCGGATTTTTGATGATCATTGGCGGCTGGCCAGCTATCTTTTTAGTGAATCTGCCGTTTATTTTGATTAGTTTCTTTCTCGGTCTATTTTTGTTTCCGAAGGAGCAGAAGAAGAGAAAGCTGCGAATAGGCGAAACCGTGCGAAAACTCGATTTGACAGGGATGCTTCTTTTTACCGTCTGCATTGTTCTCCTGCTTTCATTTCTATTATCACTGAGCGATAGCATTCAATATGTTCAAGGCATTCTTTGTCTCCTGAGTGCAGGCACTTTTATCTGGTGGGAGCATCAGGTGGATGAACCGTTTATTCAAATACGGATGTTCAGGGAGGAGCAGCGGCTGTCACTTGTGTATGTGCAATTTATCATCTTAAATATCTTTTTCTATTGCCTCTTTTTTGGTTTGCCGAGTTATTTTCAGGATGAATTAGGCTGGCGTGTGGAGATGACGGGTCTTTTTATGCTGTGTATGTCTGGGGTGAGCATGATTGTGTCGCCGCTGACAGGAAAGTGGGTGGATTGTGGGGATGAACACCATCCAGTTTTAGCGAGTGCAGTATTGATGCTGGCTGGAGCGTCTGCAATGACTTTCTTTTTTATTCCTGCACCATTATGGGGGAAAGGATTGGTTTTAGCGCTGCTTGGGCTCAGTTATGGGATTGGGAATGTTGCGCTTCAAGCTGCGATGCTCAAGGCAAGTCCTCAGCAAATGATTGGCACGTCCTCTGGACTCTTTCAAACGTGCCGCTACCTTGGTTCTATTCTATCGTCTGCTGTGCTTGGCATGCTGTTTGGAGATGAAATTGCTGGTTCTCATTTTGTGCAGTTAGGCTGGACGTTGATCATCATTTCTCTTATTGGCATTGGTGTCAGTCTTTATTTTTCAAGTATGGTGAGAGGGAGACAGACAATAAAAAAAGCGGCGGGATAA
- a CDS encoding P-II family nitrogen regulator → MSKMYKVEIVTRPANFETLKVELGKIGVTSITFSNVHGCGLQKGHTELYRGVKKESNVYERLKIEIVLSKVPVEQVIETAQKVLRTGEPGDGKIFIYEIENTINIRTGEEGPAAL, encoded by the coding sequence ATGAGCAAAATGTATAAAGTGGAGATTGTCACACGTCCAGCTAATTTTGAAACATTAAAGGTGGAGCTTGGAAAGATTGGTGTCACCTCGATTACCTTTTCAAATGTACACGGCTGCGGCTTACAAAAGGGACATACAGAACTATACCGCGGCGTCAAAAAAGAAAGCAACGTGTACGAACGATTAAAGATCGAAATCGTCCTGAGCAAAGTACCTGTCGAACAGGTCATTGAAACAGCTCAAAAGGTACTTCGTACAGGCGAACCAGGGGATGGGAAAATATTTATATATGAGATAGAGAATACAATCAACATTCGGACAGGTGAAGAAGGACCTGCCGCCCTATAG
- a CDS encoding GTP-binding protein, with the protein MNTRIPVTVLSGFLGAGKTTVLNHVLQNRKGLKVAVIVNDMSEINIDAELVKQGGELSRSHEKLVELSNGCICCTLREDLLIEVERLCKAGNIDYIVIESTGISEPIPIAQTFSYIDEEMGIDLTRFCRLDTMVTVVDANRFWTDFQSGESLLDRKEAVSDDDEREISDLLIDQIEFCDVLIINKCDLVSPTELGRLEHVLNKLQPEASIIRTSKGKVQPDDILNTGLFDFEKSSASAGWIKEINAGHAEHTPETEEYQISSFVYERRLPFHTGRLNNWLDQMPEQIVRAKGFTWLATHHDLTILISQAGKSVAIEPIAYWIAALPEQEKARILNQEPELLDEWDAEFGDRHTKLVFIGVDLPKAEIIRTLDQCLLTPEEFDQDWTTFEDPFQWNIQNETRRVLNGKEI; encoded by the coding sequence ATGAATACACGTATACCTGTTACAGTATTAAGCGGCTTTTTAGGAGCAGGAAAAACAACGGTATTAAATCATGTACTTCAAAATCGCAAAGGATTAAAAGTCGCTGTGATTGTCAATGACATGAGCGAAATTAATATTGATGCAGAATTAGTCAAACAAGGCGGAGAGCTTTCTCGATCACATGAGAAACTAGTTGAATTATCTAACGGTTGTATTTGCTGCACATTGAGAGAAGACTTGTTAATCGAAGTAGAACGCCTTTGTAAGGCGGGTAATATCGATTATATTGTCATTGAATCAACCGGTATTAGTGAACCAATTCCCATCGCTCAAACGTTTTCTTATATTGATGAAGAAATGGGCATAGATCTGACCCGCTTTTGCCGTCTAGATACGATGGTCACAGTAGTAGATGCAAATCGTTTCTGGACTGATTTCCAGTCAGGAGAGAGTTTATTAGATCGTAAAGAAGCGGTTTCTGATGACGATGAACGAGAAATTTCAGATTTACTCATTGATCAAATTGAATTTTGTGACGTGCTCATTATCAATAAATGTGATCTAGTATCACCCACAGAATTAGGTCGACTTGAGCATGTGCTGAACAAACTACAACCAGAAGCATCTATCATCAGAACCTCAAAAGGTAAAGTACAGCCAGATGACATTTTGAATACTGGTTTATTCGACTTTGAAAAATCAAGTGCTTCTGCTGGATGGATCAAAGAGATCAACGCAGGACATGCTGAGCATACGCCGGAAACAGAGGAATACCAAATTTCGTCCTTTGTTTACGAAAGAAGACTCCCTTTTCATACCGGCAGGCTGAATAATTGGTTAGATCAAATGCCCGAGCAGATCGTTCGTGCAAAAGGTTTTACTTGGCTTGCCACACATCATGATTTAACCATTTTAATTTCACAAGCTGGGAAATCTGTTGCGATTGAACCAATTGCATACTGGATTGCTGCTTTGCCCGAACAAGAAAAAGCACGGATATTAAATCAGGAACCAGAGCTTCTAGATGAGTGGGACGCAGAGTTTGGTGATCGCCATACAAAACTTGTGTTTATCGGTGTGGATTTGCCTAAAGCAGAAATTATTCGCACTCTTGATCAATGCTTGCTCACACCTGAGGAATTTGATCAAGATTGGACTACGTTTGAAGACCCCTTTCAATGGAACATACAAAATGAAACGAGGAGGGTTTTAAATGGCAAAGAAATCTAA
- a CDS encoding ammonium transporter has translation MQMGDTVFMFFCALLVWLMTPGLALFYGGLVRSKNVLSTTMHSLTSLAIVSIVWIVFGYSLAFAPGNAWIGGLEWVGLKGVGFEPGSYSETIPHSLFMMFQMTFAVLTTAIISGAFAERIRYAAVVVFTLLWVTFVYAPVAHWVWGGGWIGEMGALDFAGGNVVHISSGVAGLVVAIVLGKRKDAASSSPHNLIYTLLGGAVIWFGWFGFNVGSALTLDSVAMFAFINTNTAAAAGIIGWLLVEWMINKKPTMLGAISGAIAGLVAITPAAGFVTPFTSIIIGIIGGIVCFWGVFSLKAKFGYDDALDAFGLHGIGGTWGGIATGLFATTSVNDGGANGLFYGDPGLLWKQVVAIAATYVFVAVVTYVIIKVVNVFFNIRANEEEESVGLDLTMHGEKAYQD, from the coding sequence ATGCAAATGGGTGATACAGTATTTATGTTCTTCTGCGCACTACTCGTGTGGTTAATGACACCGGGTTTAGCCTTATTCTACGGAGGACTCGTGAGAAGTAAAAACGTGTTAAGCACAACCATGCACAGCTTAACATCACTAGCGATCGTTTCAATCGTATGGATCGTATTCGGTTATTCCCTGGCTTTTGCACCAGGCAATGCATGGATCGGAGGATTAGAATGGGTTGGCCTGAAAGGCGTAGGTTTTGAGCCTGGTTCCTATAGTGAGACCATTCCACATTCATTGTTCATGATGTTCCAAATGACCTTTGCCGTCTTAACAACAGCCATCATCTCAGGTGCATTCGCTGAACGGATTCGCTACGCAGCAGTCGTTGTATTTACACTCCTTTGGGTCACATTTGTATACGCTCCAGTCGCACACTGGGTATGGGGCGGCGGTTGGATTGGTGAGATGGGTGCGCTTGACTTCGCAGGCGGAAACGTGGTTCATATCTCTTCCGGTGTTGCCGGTCTTGTCGTTGCGATTGTGCTCGGAAAACGTAAAGACGCAGCAAGCTCTTCTCCGCATAATTTGATCTACACCCTTCTCGGCGGAGCTGTCATTTGGTTTGGCTGGTTTGGTTTTAACGTGGGAAGTGCTCTTACATTAGACAGCGTGGCCATGTTTGCCTTTATTAACACCAATACAGCTGCGGCTGCAGGAATTATCGGCTGGCTGTTAGTAGAGTGGATGATCAACAAAAAACCGACCATGCTCGGCGCGATCTCTGGAGCTATCGCAGGTCTTGTCGCCATTACACCCGCCGCAGGCTTTGTTACACCGTTTACTTCTATTATAATAGGAATCATTGGCGGGATCGTCTGTTTCTGGGGAGTCTTTTCACTTAAAGCCAAATTTGGCTATGATGATGCACTGGACGCATTCGGCCTTCACGGAATTGGCGGTACTTGGGGAGGAATTGCAACAGGACTTTTCGCCACAACCTCTGTCAATGACGGTGGAGCCAATGGTTTATTTTACGGAGATCCCGGCTTACTTTGGAAACAAGTGGTCGCTATTGCTGCCACGTACGTTTTTGTTGCCGTTGTGACATACGTGATCATCAAAGTGGTCAATGTCTTCTTCAACATTCGTGCAAACGAGGAAGAAGAATCAGTGGGACTTGATTTAACCATGCACGGTGAAAAAGCTTATCAAGATTAA
- the rpmG gene encoding 50S ribosomal protein L33 — translation MRVKITLACTETGDRNYITTKNKRTNPDRLELKKYSPRLKKYTLHRETK, via the coding sequence ATGCGCGTGAAAATTACGCTTGCCTGTACTGAAACAGGTGATAGAAACTACATCACAACAAAAAATAAAAGAACGAATCCTGACCGATTGGAGTTAAAAAAATATTCTCCTCGATTAAAGAAATATACCCTTCATAGAGAAACAAAATAA
- a CDS encoding undecaprenyl-diphosphatase, whose protein sequence is MNYELFKVIHGMAHHSEFLDQAMIFITKKAILVYALVLLICWFLGNHNFKKHVFFSGVTGIAALIVNFAITLFHYEERPFVAHKVDTLIPHSADASFPSDHTTGALALSLAIRSRNKKLGNILLVFGLLTGFSRIWVGHHYPFDVLGSLVVSIVVVFIMNKLWKFLDSPIDRIVTFYETIVGEILRRKTKDQGSDLSNS, encoded by the coding sequence TTGAATTACGAATTGTTTAAAGTTATACACGGGATGGCTCACCATTCTGAGTTTTTAGATCAGGCCATGATATTTATTACGAAAAAGGCCATTCTTGTGTATGCCCTTGTCTTATTGATTTGCTGGTTTTTAGGGAATCACAACTTTAAGAAGCATGTCTTCTTTTCCGGTGTAACAGGCATTGCAGCACTTATCGTCAACTTTGCCATTACATTGTTTCATTATGAAGAGCGGCCGTTTGTGGCGCATAAAGTCGACACACTCATCCCGCACTCAGCAGACGCTTCCTTCCCAAGTGACCATACAACAGGTGCATTGGCTCTTTCATTAGCCATTCGATCACGTAATAAAAAGCTCGGCAACATCTTGCTCGTCTTTGGATTACTCACAGGATTCTCCCGCATCTGGGTCGGCCATCATTATCCATTCGATGTTTTAGGCAGCTTGGTCGTATCGATTGTGGTTGTCTTTATCATGAATAAATTATGGAAGTTCTTAGACTCTCCTATTGATCGTATCGTGACATTTTACGAGACAATTGTAGGGGAAATTCTCAGAAGGAAGACAAAGGATCAAGGCTCAGACCTGTCCAACTCTTAA
- a CDS encoding amino acid ABC transporter ATP-binding protein: MIRVEKLNKYFGELHVLKDIDLTVYENDVVVLIGASGSGKSTLLRCMNFLEIKNDGDILIDGNPVHPKRDPLNEMRQKIGMVFQHFNLFPHKTVLENIIEAPVMVKKTKKAQAIAEASALLEKVGLADKANVYPSKLSGGQKQRVAIARSLAMKPDVMLFDEPTSALDPELVGEVLQTMKSLAKEGMTMVIVTHEMGFAKEVADRVVYMHEGRIVEEGVPSELFDSPREERTKLFLSSIL, from the coding sequence ATCATTCGTGTTGAAAAACTCAATAAATACTTTGGAGAGCTCCATGTTTTAAAGGATATTGATCTCACCGTTTATGAAAATGATGTGGTCGTCTTAATTGGCGCAAGCGGTTCTGGAAAAAGCACCTTGCTCCGCTGTATGAATTTTTTAGAAATAAAAAATGATGGAGACATCCTCATTGATGGCAATCCTGTTCATCCAAAGCGCGATCCATTAAACGAAATGAGACAAAAAATAGGGATGGTGTTTCAGCATTTTAATCTTTTCCCGCACAAAACTGTGCTTGAAAATATCATCGAAGCGCCTGTGATGGTGAAAAAAACAAAAAAAGCGCAAGCCATCGCTGAAGCCAGCGCCTTGTTAGAAAAAGTCGGACTTGCGGATAAAGCCAACGTATATCCTTCTAAGCTATCAGGCGGCCAAAAACAGCGTGTAGCCATAGCCAGATCTCTCGCTATGAAGCCTGATGTCATGTTATTTGACGAACCTACGTCTGCCCTTGATCCAGAGCTTGTAGGCGAGGTACTGCAAACGATGAAAAGTCTCGCAAAAGAAGGCATGACCATGGTCATTGTCACTCATGAAATGGGCTTTGCGAAAGAAGTTGCCGATCGTGTCGTCTATATGCACGAGGGCCGCATCGTCGAAGAAGGCGTCCCATCGGAATTGTTTGATTCTCCTAGAGAGGAACGAACAAAACTGTTTCTCAGCTCCATTTTATAG
- a CDS encoding transporter substrate-binding domain-containing protein produces the protein MINKRRFWVTALFSVAVLLLSSCSSNETNGNGDKRNSTAKGSPILEDGNFIFAASGEFHPFSYMDGNQMSGFDIDVGNAISDKLGLEPIQKKYKFAGIVEGVKAGKFDAAVASHTINEERKKHVLFSKPYYYSGPQIFTRPGADIQHADDLKDKEIAVSKGSSYAVMAKEHSGQEPKYYDSDVVALEALASGKHDAVVTDFATGAEAMRKKLNIAAQERLGQSEQAIAVSKENKQLIEEINDAIDALKKDGTLKQISEKYFGKDITVKQD, from the coding sequence ATTATTAACAAAAGACGGTTTTGGGTCACAGCTCTTTTCTCGGTTGCAGTATTACTTCTGTCTTCGTGTAGTTCAAATGAAACAAATGGGAACGGAGATAAACGTAATTCTACAGCGAAAGGGTCGCCAATTTTGGAGGATGGAAATTTTATTTTTGCAGCATCAGGTGAATTTCATCCGTTTAGTTACATGGATGGAAATCAGATGTCCGGCTTTGATATCGACGTAGGGAATGCGATTAGTGACAAACTAGGTCTCGAACCGATACAGAAAAAATATAAATTCGCAGGCATTGTCGAAGGCGTGAAAGCAGGTAAATTTGATGCGGCAGTTGCAAGTCATACTATCAATGAGGAACGAAAAAAACACGTCCTTTTTTCTAAACCCTATTACTACTCTGGTCCGCAAATCTTCACAAGACCTGGAGCAGACATTCAACATGCTGATGACTTAAAAGACAAAGAAATTGCTGTATCAAAAGGATCGTCCTACGCTGTTATGGCAAAGGAACATAGCGGGCAAGAACCAAAATATTATGATAGTGATGTAGTCGCCTTAGAAGCACTAGCCAGCGGAAAACACGATGCAGTCGTAACAGACTTCGCCACAGGTGCAGAAGCGATGAGGAAAAAATTGAACATCGCAGCGCAGGAAAGACTCGGACAAAGTGAGCAAGCAATTGCTGTATCAAAAGAAAATAAACAGCTCATAGAAGAGATCAATGATGCGATTGATGCACTAAAAAAAGACGGAACATTAAAACAAATTAGCGAAAAGTACTTTGGTAAAGACATCACGGTCAAACAAGATTAA
- a CDS encoding peptidoglycan DD-metalloendopeptidase family protein, with protein sequence MREEEKKRTSKITKVQQFFRKRWVFPAIYLVSAAVVLTAVLWYQAVSKDVKDQLSDGNQTGQEQRDDAVEVGKPIENVAMPVQNSDNVSVVKKFYEADADQKEKEAALVNYNNTYTLSKGIDLADKDGKVFDVTAALSGTVVQAKKDPVLGHVVEIEHEDGLSTVYQSLSQVSVKEGDEVKQNDVIGASGKNLYGAESGNHVHFEIRMEGLALNPLSFIDKPVSTIEKAAQEVTEQAKEPAQPKTEEKTKEPAAEDKAKEPAGEKSEEKTDEKGKSSDQEKSSDSSKDSSQSDETKQS encoded by the coding sequence ATGAGAGAGGAAGAAAAGAAACGTACTTCCAAAATCACAAAAGTTCAGCAATTTTTCCGTAAGCGCTGGGTATTCCCTGCAATTTACCTGGTCAGCGCAGCGGTCGTGTTAACAGCCGTTCTTTGGTATCAGGCTGTATCAAAAGATGTGAAAGACCAACTATCTGATGGAAATCAAACAGGGCAAGAACAGCGCGATGATGCCGTTGAAGTTGGAAAGCCAATTGAAAATGTTGCAATGCCGGTCCAGAATTCTGATAATGTTTCTGTTGTGAAAAAGTTCTATGAAGCAGATGCTGATCAAAAAGAAAAAGAAGCAGCACTTGTAAACTATAATAACACCTATACCTTGAGCAAAGGTATTGATCTTGCAGATAAAGATGGCAAAGTGTTTGATGTCACAGCTGCTCTTAGTGGAACAGTGGTTCAAGCGAAAAAAGATCCAGTTCTCGGTCACGTTGTTGAAATTGAACATGAAGATGGATTATCAACTGTTTATCAATCGTTGTCACAAGTAAGTGTCAAAGAAGGCGATGAAGTAAAGCAGAATGATGTCATTGGTGCTTCTGGTAAAAATCTATATGGTGCTGAAAGCGGCAACCATGTGCATTTTGAAATTCGTATGGAAGGTTTAGCGCTTAATCCGCTTAGCTTCATTGACAAGCCTGTTTCTACGATTGAAAAAGCAGCGCAAGAAGTGACGGAACAAGCAAAAGAACCTGCTCAGCCGAAGACTGAGGAAAAAACGAAGGAACCTGCTGCTGAAGATAAAGCCAAAGAGCCAGCTGGAGAAAAATCTGAAGAAAAGACTGATGAGAAGGGGAAATCCTCTGATCAAGAAAAGTCTTCTGATTCCTCCAAAGATAGCAGTCAGTCAGATGAAACAAAACAATCTTAA
- a CDS encoding GNAT family N-acetyltransferase, with product MKTFNRIATEDDLKAIVDIYNSTIASREVTADTEPVSVEDRRQWFLNHSERRPLYVKTDEDGNIYGWLSFETFYGRPAYNGTVEISIYLNQDERGKGLGSLFLQEAIELAPSLGIRTLLAFIFGHNEASIRLFKKHGFETWGHLPRIAEMDGSRYDLDILGKEL from the coding sequence GTGAAAACGTTCAACCGCATAGCAACAGAAGATGACCTCAAAGCGATCGTTGATATCTACAATTCAACCATTGCTTCAAGAGAAGTGACCGCTGATACAGAACCAGTTTCTGTCGAGGACCGACGGCAATGGTTTTTGAATCATTCCGAGAGAAGACCTCTCTATGTGAAAACAGATGAAGATGGAAATATCTACGGCTGGCTGAGCTTTGAAACGTTCTACGGAAGACCTGCATACAACGGGACCGTTGAAATAAGTATCTATTTGAACCAAGACGAGCGAGGAAAAGGCTTAGGCTCACTTTTCTTACAAGAAGCCATTGAATTAGCACCCTCATTAGGCATTCGAACGTTACTTGCTTTTATTTTCGGGCACAACGAAGCCAGCATTCGTCTATTTAAAAAGCACGGCTTTGAGACATGGGGCCACCTGCCACGCATCGCAGAAATGGACGGCAGCAGATACGATTTAGATATCCTAGGAAAAGAATTATAA
- the rpsN gene encoding 30S ribosomal protein S14, with the protein MAKKSKIAKEKKRQQLVLKYAKLRKELKEKGDYEAIRKLPRDSSPTRLKNRCELTGRPRGYLRKFKMSRIAFRELAYKGHIPGVKKSSW; encoded by the coding sequence ATGGCAAAGAAATCTAAGATTGCTAAAGAAAAAAAACGACAGCAACTTGTATTGAAATATGCAAAATTAAGGAAAGAGTTAAAAGAAAAAGGTGACTATGAAGCTATACGGAAATTACCTAGAGACTCTTCCCCTACCCGCTTAAAAAACCGCTGTGAATTAACGGGCCGTCCCAGAGGTTATTTACGAAAATTCAAAATGTCTAGGATTGCTTTTCGTGAGCTTGCTTATAAGGGTCATATCCCCGGAGTGAAAAAATCAAGCTGGTAA
- a CDS encoding amino acid ABC transporter permease, whose product MEMIVLPTLSHFFQTLINSRGIFLEGMLITLQLTVISIFIGMFIGLFFALLKISRIAVFGYIANAYIFLVRGTPLIVQIFILYFGLTEWNIPDFWAASIALAFHNGAYIAEIFRGAIQSIDQGQKEAGRSLGMGRFLTMRRIILPQAMRRALPPLGNQFIIGLKDSSLAAFISVNELFNVATTQGSNSFDNMTYLLVAAVYYLVLVLLLTFAVQTFEKKLSASDQ is encoded by the coding sequence ATGGAGATGATTGTTTTGCCTACCTTATCACACTTTTTTCAGACACTCATTAATTCTAGAGGCATTTTCTTAGAAGGAATGCTAATCACCTTACAGCTGACGGTGATCAGCATCTTCATCGGTATGTTCATCGGGCTCTTCTTTGCTTTATTGAAAATATCCCGCATAGCCGTTTTCGGTTATATCGCCAATGCTTATATCTTTCTTGTCCGAGGAACACCACTGATTGTTCAAATTTTCATCCTATATTTCGGTCTCACAGAATGGAATATACCCGACTTCTGGGCAGCATCCATTGCGCTCGCCTTTCATAATGGTGCCTATATAGCCGAAATATTTAGAGGAGCCATCCAATCCATCGATCAGGGGCAAAAAGAGGCGGGACGCTCTCTTGGCATGGGTCGTTTTTTAACAATGAGGCGCATCATTCTCCCCCAAGCGATGCGGCGTGCCCTTCCCCCTCTTGGCAACCAGTTCATTATCGGCTTAAAAGACTCATCACTCGCCGCCTTTATCAGTGTCAATGAACTATTTAACGTCGCCACCACGCAAGGTTCCAACAGCTTTGACAATATGACATATTTACTTGTTGCAGCCGTCTATTACTTAGTTCTTGTCCTACTGTTAACATTCGCTGTCCAAACCTTTGAGAAGAAATTATCAGCCAGTGACCAATAG